One Candidatus Ancaeobacter aquaticus genomic region harbors:
- a CDS encoding glutathione synthase, with protein sequence MRLGLVVNDIMTEQAVYTTTRLAMAATNRGHEVWYMGVGDFAYDPDENIHARARMVPKKSYKALNIYMRDLKTSRSKCSRITVDDLDVLMLRNDPSTDSGPRFWAQSAGTIFGRVAMRHGVIVVNDPIGLSLAMNKMYFQLFPEEVRPRTLITRDRQDIKSFAKEQGGTIILKPLQGSGGQSVFFVNKENLGNINQMIEAVSRDGYVIAQEYLSAAEEGDVRLFVMNGNPLKHKGKYAAFRRHRSEDDIRSNIHSGGKKDQALVTKEMLNIVEIVRPKIVQDGMFLVGLDVVGDKLMEINVFSPGGLGSAESFEKVNFSIPVIESLERKVDYMKFYRRNFNNVDLATL encoded by the coding sequence ATGCGATTAGGGTTGGTGGTTAACGATATCATGACTGAACAGGCTGTATATACAACTACTCGACTTGCGATGGCTGCAACAAATCGGGGTCATGAAGTATGGTATATGGGTGTGGGTGATTTTGCGTATGATCCTGACGAAAATATTCATGCGCGTGCGCGTATGGTCCCGAAAAAAAGCTATAAAGCACTTAACATATATATGCGTGATCTTAAAACATCACGTTCAAAGTGTTCACGCATAACCGTAGACGACCTTGACGTATTGATGCTCAGAAACGACCCTTCCACTGACAGTGGGCCACGTTTCTGGGCGCAAAGTGCCGGAACAATATTCGGCCGTGTTGCAATGAGGCACGGCGTAATTGTAGTAAATGACCCTATTGGATTGTCGCTCGCTATGAATAAAATGTATTTTCAGCTTTTCCCTGAAGAAGTAAGGCCTCGAACTTTGATTACCCGTGATCGGCAAGACATAAAATCCTTTGCCAAGGAACAGGGAGGGACAATTATATTAAAACCGCTTCAAGGGTCGGGTGGCCAGAGCGTATTTTTTGTAAACAAGGAAAATCTTGGTAATATTAATCAAATGATAGAAGCTGTCAGCCGTGATGGATACGTCATTGCGCAAGAATATCTGTCTGCCGCAGAAGAGGGCGATGTACGGCTCTTTGTCATGAACGGTAATCCTCTGAAGCATAAAGGCAAATATGCAGCGTTTAGAAGACACCGGAGTGAGGATGATATCAGAAGCAATATTCATAGCGGTGGGAAGAAGGATCAGGCACTCGTCACAAAAGAGATGCTCAATATTGTTGAGATTGTCCGTCCAAAGATCGTTCAGGACGGAATGTTTCTTGTCGGACTTGATGTTGTCGGGGATAAATTAATGGAAATAAACGTGTTTAGCCCCGGAGGACTTGGTAGCGCGGAATCATTTGAAAAAGTCAATTTTTCAATACCCGTTATAGAATCACTTGAACGTAAAGTCGATTACATGAAATTTTACAGACGTAATTTTAATAATGTTGATCTCGCAACACTATAA
- the cdaA gene encoding diadenylate cyclase CdaA codes for MDILHVIRGWIHTIGWIGFIDIGILAVIIYAVLVWFRQTKAAYILTGIVIVAVLYLIVQQLNLEMTVDVFEKFFAVFLIAIVVIFQEEIRAIFEKIALFSTRKRDLKWKMTVSDNERFIQTLVRAVVDMAQTKTGVLIVIKGKDTLKRHIDGGIEMGSKISEPLLLSIFDDSSPGHDGAVVIENEKIDLFAGHLPLSRNLSEVGTGGTRHSAALGLSELCDALCIVVSEEKGTISVAHKGTLRKMSGGEELIDIIKLFYDEITPIKKRKWTYYLKKNYREKVIAVCLAVGLWFVNIHGSKIIYHTIPIPVSHIEISKEWIIKDISPKYVNVTFHAPRSSIYFAGKDEMKLLIPLKMKEGKQGIRIYARDFKYPRDFVLDNYKPMFIDVELQRKKKKK; via the coding sequence GTGGATATATTGCATGTGATTCGTGGATGGATCCATACAATCGGATGGATAGGATTTATAGACATAGGAATACTTGCCGTGATAATTTATGCCGTTTTGGTATGGTTCCGACAGACAAAAGCTGCATATATTCTTACCGGTATTGTTATAGTTGCTGTTTTGTACCTGATCGTTCAGCAATTGAATCTTGAGATGACCGTTGATGTGTTTGAAAAATTCTTTGCAGTGTTCCTGATTGCAATTGTGGTGATATTTCAGGAAGAGATTAGAGCCATATTCGAGAAAATAGCACTTTTCAGTACACGTAAACGTGACCTCAAATGGAAGATGACAGTCTCTGATAATGAACGCTTTATACAGACACTTGTCAGGGCAGTTGTTGATATGGCACAAACCAAAACTGGTGTATTAATCGTTATAAAAGGTAAAGATACTCTAAAGAGGCATATCGATGGCGGAATAGAAATGGGCTCGAAGATCTCTGAACCGCTTCTTCTTAGTATTTTTGATGATAGTTCTCCCGGCCATGATGGTGCAGTTGTTATTGAAAATGAGAAGATAGACTTGTTTGCCGGTCATTTACCCTTGTCACGAAATCTGTCAGAAGTCGGAACGGGTGGCACCCGTCATTCTGCAGCATTAGGCTTATCCGAATTATGTGATGCGCTTTGCATTGTTGTTTCTGAAGAAAAAGGTACCATATCTGTCGCCCATAAAGGAACACTGAGGAAAATGTCCGGAGGGGAAGAACTGATTGATATCATTAAACTGTTTTATGATGAAATAACGCCTATAAAAAAGAGGAAATGGACATATTATTTGAAAAAAAACTATCGTGAAAAAGTAATAGCCGTTTGCCTGGCAGTGGGATTATGGTTTGTCAATATTCACGGCTCTAAGATCATTTACCACACAATACCAATACCGGTATCGCATATTGAAATATCGAAGGAATGGATAATTAAGGATATCAGTCCTAAATATGTAAATGTAACCTTTCATGCCCCGAGGAGCTCAATATATTTTGCGGGCAAGGATGAAATGAAGCTTTTGATTCCATTGAAAATGAAGGAAGGAAAACAGGGGATACGAATTTACGCGAGAGATTTTAAGTATCCAAGGGATTTTGTGCTAGATAATTACAAACCCATGTTCATCGATGTCGAATTACAGAGGAAAAAAAAGAAAAAGTAG